In Janibacter sp. CX7, a single genomic region encodes these proteins:
- a CDS encoding HAMP domain-containing sensor histidine kinase — protein sequence MTSLRHPSTWTLRAKLVASVLLLFLAVTALTGTLTSIAAHQYLTQQVDDDLVNASDRFVATIDGTDPDGPGGPRGGPPAGSSNAVLHLVLLDGEVAIDRRTGEPFNYAVNAAGHNDRLTDAQVEQLDDAGLGTTPRTIDLGSTIGSYRLVSVRTADGWTAITGVPVDPIESTVTAIVLIVVGSSLVGLVGVWAGGTYLVRRNLQPLERVAGTARRVSELELDSGDVALAERVPDVDPGTEVGQVGLALNSMLDNVDGALRARQESETRVRQFVADASHELRTPLASIRGYAELSRREPDPVPPGVTHALSRVESEALRMQDLVEDLLLLARLDTGRPLEREPVDLTMLAIDVTGDARAAAPDHRWELDLPPEPVEVVGDRARLHQVLANLLANARTHTPAGTTVRTSLRLDEGSRHAVLAVQDDGPGIPAALLPNVFERFTRGDGSRQRASGCTGLGLSIVSAVTRAHAGEVDVKSTPGRTVFTVTLPVG from the coding sequence ATGACCTCCCTTCGCCATCCGTCGACGTGGACGCTGCGGGCCAAGCTCGTCGCGTCGGTGCTCCTGCTCTTCCTCGCGGTCACTGCGCTCACCGGGACGCTCACGAGCATCGCCGCGCACCAGTACCTCACCCAGCAGGTCGACGACGATCTCGTCAACGCGTCCGACCGCTTCGTCGCGACGATCGACGGCACCGATCCCGACGGGCCCGGCGGGCCCCGCGGCGGACCACCCGCGGGCAGCAGCAATGCCGTGCTCCACCTCGTCCTGCTCGACGGCGAGGTCGCCATCGACCGGCGCACCGGCGAGCCCTTCAACTACGCGGTCAACGCCGCCGGTCACAACGACCGGCTGACGGACGCCCAGGTCGAGCAGCTCGACGACGCGGGCCTCGGCACCACGCCGCGCACGATCGATCTCGGCTCCACGATCGGCAGCTATCGCCTCGTCTCGGTGCGCACCGCCGACGGCTGGACCGCGATCACCGGCGTGCCCGTCGACCCGATCGAGAGCACCGTGACCGCGATCGTGCTCATCGTCGTCGGCTCCAGCCTCGTCGGCCTGGTCGGCGTGTGGGCCGGCGGCACCTATCTCGTGCGCCGCAACCTGCAGCCCCTGGAGCGGGTCGCCGGCACCGCGCGCCGGGTCTCCGAGCTCGAGCTCGACTCCGGTGACGTCGCCCTCGCCGAGCGCGTCCCCGACGTCGACCCCGGCACCGAGGTCGGGCAGGTCGGTCTGGCGCTCAACAGCATGCTCGACAACGTCGACGGAGCGCTGCGTGCCCGGCAGGAGTCGGAGACCCGGGTGCGCCAGTTCGTCGCCGACGCCAGCCACGAGCTGCGCACGCCGCTCGCGTCGATCCGCGGCTACGCCGAGCTCTCCCGCCGCGAGCCCGATCCCGTGCCGCCCGGGGTCACCCACGCCCTCTCCCGGGTCGAGTCCGAGGCGCTGCGCATGCAGGACCTCGTCGAGGACCTGCTGCTCCTCGCCCGCCTCGACACCGGCCGCCCCCTCGAGCGCGAACCCGTCGACCTGACGATGCTCGCCATCGACGTCACCGGGGACGCCAGGGCCGCCGCCCCCGACCACCGCTGGGAGCTCGACCTGCCCCCCGAGCCGGTCGAGGTCGTCGGCGACCGCGCCCGCCTCCACCAGGTCCTCGCCAACCTCCTCGCCAATGCCCGCACGCACACGCCGGCAGGGACGACGGTGCGGACCTCCCTTCGCCTCGACGAAGGGAGTCGACATGCCGTCCTCGCGGTGCAGGACGACGGGCCCGGGATCCCAGCAGCCTTGCTGCCCAACGTCTTCGAGCGGTTCACCCGCGGCGACGGGTCGCGCCAGCGCGCCTCCGGCTGCACCGGCCTCGGCCTGTCGATCGTCTCCGCGGTCACCCGCGCCCACGCCGGCGAGGTCGACGTGAAGTCGACCCCGGGGCGCACGGTCTTCACGGTGACGCTGCCGGTGGGGTGA
- a CDS encoding glycosyltransferase family 39 protein, translating into MDTMTFTPPPAVAAAPRSATSPPTRLARLWRGPDTDPRWARPALLGLLLVTALAYLWNLSANGWANSFYSAAVQAGSQSWSALFYGASDAAGSITVDKPPASLWVMALSVRLFGLSSWSILVPQVLMGVASVGLVHASVKRHWGAGAGLLAGAVLALTPVAVLMFRFNNPDALLVLLMTAAAWATVHAIERGSVRWFALVGALVGLGFLTKTLQVLLVVPFLGIAFLVAADTTLRRRAVGSLVGVATMLLTAGWWVAIVELVPASMRPYIGGSQTNSFLELTFGYNGLGRINGNETGSVGGGNGWGQTGLLRMFESGSGGQISWLIPSALVLLAVGLWLRGRAPRTDVRRAAYLVWGGWLLVTMLVFSFMAGIFHDYYTVALAPAVAVLVGAGAAEAWERREDSVGSVALAVASAAAGVWGFILLSRTTDYGWLRVAVLAAGLAAALMLLVIARVHHRAVPVIAAVAIIAGLAGPAAYSATTLSQGYSGSIITAGPSTGGPGGGGAPGGGSLRAGAGAPPQAAGGTGTGAPSQGTGGTGATAPSQGGTTAPNRTGGGGMGGLLDASTPSTEVVAALSADADSYTWVAAAIGSQNAAGLQLGTELPVMAIGGFNGSDPSPTLEQFQQYVEDGEIHYFAAGGGMGGGMGGSGTGSQISTWVQENFTEVTIDGSTFYDLTQPASSSTTTTTDGASNV; encoded by the coding sequence ATGGACACGATGACCTTCACCCCGCCCCCAGCGGTCGCGGCGGCGCCCCGCAGCGCGACGTCACCGCCGACCCGCCTGGCCCGCCTGTGGCGCGGCCCCGACACCGACCCGCGCTGGGCCCGACCGGCCCTGCTCGGTCTGCTCCTCGTCACGGCGCTCGCCTACCTGTGGAACCTCAGCGCCAACGGCTGGGCCAACTCCTTCTACTCCGCTGCGGTGCAGGCGGGGTCGCAGAGCTGGAGCGCGCTCTTCTACGGCGCCTCCGACGCGGCCGGGTCGATCACCGTCGACAAGCCGCCGGCCTCGCTGTGGGTCATGGCCCTGTCGGTGCGCCTCTTCGGCCTCAGCTCGTGGTCGATCCTCGTGCCGCAGGTGCTCATGGGGGTCGCGAGCGTCGGGCTCGTCCACGCCAGCGTCAAGCGGCACTGGGGCGCCGGGGCCGGCCTGCTCGCCGGCGCGGTCCTCGCGCTCACGCCGGTCGCCGTGCTGATGTTCCGCTTCAACAACCCCGACGCGCTCCTCGTGCTCCTCATGACGGCCGCCGCCTGGGCGACCGTGCACGCGATCGAGCGGGGATCGGTCCGATGGTTCGCCCTCGTCGGCGCGCTCGTCGGCCTGGGCTTCCTCACCAAGACCCTGCAGGTCCTGCTCGTCGTGCCCTTCCTCGGCATCGCCTTCCTCGTCGCGGCCGACACCACCCTGCGCCGCCGTGCCGTCGGCTCGCTCGTCGGCGTCGCCACGATGCTCCTCACGGCCGGCTGGTGGGTCGCGATCGTCGAGCTCGTGCCCGCGAGCATGCGGCCCTACATCGGCGGCAGCCAGACCAACTCCTTCCTCGAGCTGACCTTCGGCTACAACGGCCTCGGCCGGATCAACGGCAACGAGACCGGCTCCGTCGGGGGCGGCAACGGCTGGGGCCAGACGGGCCTGCTGCGGATGTTCGAGTCCGGCTCCGGCGGCCAGATCTCCTGGCTCATCCCGAGCGCCCTCGTGCTGCTCGCCGTCGGTCTGTGGTTGCGCGGCCGCGCGCCGCGCACCGACGTGCGTCGCGCCGCCTACCTCGTCTGGGGCGGCTGGCTCCTCGTGACGATGCTCGTCTTCTCCTTCATGGCCGGCATCTTCCACGACTACTACACCGTGGCCCTGGCCCCGGCGGTCGCCGTTCTCGTCGGCGCCGGTGCCGCAGAGGCCTGGGAGCGAAGGGAGGACTCCGTCGGCTCCGTGGCCCTCGCCGTGGCGAGCGCCGCCGCAGGCGTGTGGGGCTTCATCCTGCTCAGTCGCACGACCGACTACGGCTGGTTGCGCGTGGCCGTCCTCGCCGCCGGCCTGGCCGCGGCCCTCATGCTCCTCGTCATCGCCCGGGTCCACCACCGAGCCGTCCCGGTCATCGCCGCCGTGGCGATCATCGCCGGTCTCGCGGGACCGGCCGCCTACTCGGCGACAACGCTCTCGCAGGGCTACTCCGGCTCGATCATCACGGCCGGCCCGTCCACCGGTGGCCCCGGCGGCGGGGGCGCTCCCGGTGGCGGCTCCCTTCGGGCAGGCGCCGGCGCGCCGCCCCAGGCAGCGGGAGGCACCGGAACCGGCGCGCCCTCTCAGGGAACGGGCGGCACGGGAGCCACCGCGCCCTCGCAGGGCGGAACCACCGCGCCCAACAGGACGGGAGGCGGCGGCATGGGCGGCCTGCTCGACGCGAGCACGCCGAGCACCGAGGTCGTCGCGGCCCTGTCGGCCGACGCCGACTCCTACACCTGGGTCGCCGCCGCCATCGGCTCGCAGAACGCGGCCGGCCTCCAGCTCGGCACCGAGCTGCCGGTCATGGCCATCGGCGGCTTCAACGGCTCCGACCCCTCCCCCACCCTCGAGCAGTTCCAGCAGTACGTCGAGGACGGCGAGATCCACTACTTCGCCGCCGGTGGCGGCATGGGCGGTGGCATGGGTGGCTCGGGCACGGGCTCGCAGATCTCCACCTGGGTGCAGGAGAACTTCACCGAGGTGACGATCGACGGCTCGACCTTCTACGACCTCACCCAGCCGGCCTCCTCCTCGACGACCACGACCACCGACGGGGCGAGCAATGTCTGA
- a CDS encoding bifunctional glycosyltransferase family 2/GtrA family protein, with product MSDAPVLDVVVPVYNEEHTLGASVHRLHEHLRQTFPYPFRITVADNASTDTTPLVAAELTRQLPGVVLVRLEQKGRGRALKQVWLASPAPVLAYMDVDLSTDLDALWPLVAPLMSGHSDLAIGTRLHQDSRVVRGVKRELISRSYNLVLRAALGARFSDAQCGFKAIRGDVARVVLPLVEDPTWFFDTELLTIAERCGLRIHEVPVDWWDDPDSRVDVIGTARDDLRGVRRMQRSFAAGLLPTEAIRQEMGRVPPSSGVGAHVVRFGVVGVASTLLHLGLFAGLATVVGLGSQTANVTALLLATIANTWANRRWTFGIRGSEGSLRHQAQGLLVFAVTWAMTSGALGLVQAAWPGAPVTVETIVIGVANVVATVAKFVAMRSWIFADRGGSEPATPDPVVEEVREMEGAR from the coding sequence ATGTCTGACGCGCCCGTGCTCGACGTCGTCGTCCCGGTGTACAACGAGGAGCACACGCTCGGCGCCAGCGTGCACCGGCTGCACGAGCACCTCCGGCAGACCTTCCCCTACCCCTTCCGCATCACGGTGGCCGACAACGCGAGCACCGACACCACCCCGCTCGTGGCCGCCGAGCTCACGCGGCAGCTGCCCGGCGTGGTCCTCGTGCGGCTGGAGCAGAAGGGTCGTGGCCGCGCGCTCAAGCAGGTGTGGCTCGCGTCGCCGGCACCGGTGCTCGCCTACATGGACGTCGACCTGTCGACCGACCTCGACGCCCTGTGGCCACTCGTCGCCCCGCTCATGTCGGGTCACTCCGACCTGGCGATCGGCACCCGGCTGCACCAGGACAGCCGGGTCGTGCGCGGCGTGAAGCGCGAGCTCATCTCCCGCTCCTACAACCTCGTGCTCCGTGCCGCGCTCGGCGCACGGTTCTCGGACGCCCAGTGCGGCTTCAAGGCGATCCGCGGTGACGTCGCGCGAGTGGTGCTGCCGCTCGTCGAGGACCCCACGTGGTTCTTCGACACCGAGCTGCTGACGATCGCGGAGCGCTGCGGCCTGCGCATCCACGAGGTGCCCGTCGACTGGTGGGACGACCCCGACAGCCGCGTCGACGTCATCGGCACCGCCCGGGACGACCTGCGTGGCGTGCGGCGGATGCAGCGCTCCTTCGCGGCCGGGCTGCTGCCCACGGAGGCGATCCGGCAGGAGATGGGGCGGGTCCCCCCTTCGTCGGGGGTGGGGGCGCACGTCGTGCGCTTCGGCGTGGTGGGCGTGGCCTCGACCCTGCTGCACCTCGGCCTCTTCGCCGGATTGGCCACGGTGGTCGGGCTCGGCTCGCAGACGGCCAATGTCACCGCCCTGCTGCTCGCGACGATCGCCAACACCTGGGCCAACCGGCGGTGGACTTTCGGGATCAGAGGGAGCGAAGGGAGCCTGCGTCACCAGGCGCAGGGCCTGCTCGTCTTCGCGGTGACGTGGGCGATGACCTCCGGCGCCCTCGGGCTGGTCCAGGCGGCGTGGCCGGGCGCGCCCGTCACCGTCGAGACGATCGTCATCGGTGTCGCCAACGTCGTGGCGACCGTCGCGAAGTTCGTCGCGATGCGCTCGTGGATCTTCGCCGACCGCGGTGGGAGCGAGCCGGCGACACCGGACCCGGTGGTCGAGGAGGTCCGTGAGATGGAGGGCGCTCGCTGA
- a CDS encoding LCP family protein translates to MTTEDDGPAETRAARRQRERELERSRRSPRRGRDESASEPAFGSRAARRQHASGLGTHHTRTTLREHREGRRATRRRRALVAGGAAAALVTSVGLGVAMHLDDNISRVDIGHGSTQRPDDVDGALNILVIGSDTREGLGTTEYGVGTAEGGPRSDTNLLVHISADRKSTYVVSIPRDSMTKAPTDCADPTSTVANGEVRRWNDNFNQGGPACTVKTLEGLTGIYVDHVAVIDFGGFQSMVDGLGGVEVCLPEAVHDEDAQISLEAGRQRLQGKEALGYVRMRKTLGDGSDLQRIKRQQAFMSSMAQEATKTSLLLRPDRLYKFLDAATKSMTADDDLGLRRMMSIASSLKGIGTDKIVFVTVPTEAYPADVNRVQWREEAADELWTAVRNDTPLPGQEPKKKVKQRALTVAPSDIAVSVVNDTGTSGLASQEVAALQVQGFTATVADVAPTSATKGVIVRHAQGDTEAARTVAAAYPGAKLVVDEGLTTGTVQVVLGSGADTAREVPNREGSEPLPTATVTAPPAPTAVESRTADEDICG, encoded by the coding sequence ATGACCACCGAGGACGACGGCCCCGCGGAGACGCGCGCCGCACGACGACAGCGCGAGCGAGAGCTCGAGCGCAGTCGTCGCTCCCCTCGGCGCGGTCGTGACGAGTCCGCCTCCGAGCCCGCCTTCGGCTCCCGCGCCGCACGTCGTCAGCACGCCTCCGGGCTCGGGACCCACCACACGCGCACGACGCTGCGTGAGCACCGCGAGGGCAGGCGAGCCACCCGGCGTCGCCGTGCCCTCGTCGCCGGTGGAGCGGCCGCCGCGCTCGTGACCTCGGTGGGGCTCGGTGTCGCCATGCACCTCGACGACAACATCTCGCGGGTGGACATCGGGCACGGCTCCACGCAGCGGCCCGACGACGTCGACGGTGCGCTCAACATCCTCGTCATCGGCTCCGACACCCGCGAGGGTCTCGGGACGACCGAGTACGGCGTCGGCACCGCCGAGGGCGGGCCGCGCTCCGACACCAACCTGCTCGTCCACATCTCGGCCGACCGCAAGTCCACCTACGTCGTCTCGATCCCGCGCGACTCGATGACCAAGGCGCCGACCGACTGCGCGGACCCGACCTCGACGGTCGCCAACGGCGAGGTCCGTCGGTGGAACGACAACTTCAACCAGGGCGGGCCGGCGTGCACGGTCAAGACCCTCGAGGGGCTCACCGGCATCTACGTCGACCACGTCGCCGTCATCGACTTCGGCGGCTTCCAGTCGATGGTCGACGGCCTCGGCGGCGTCGAGGTCTGCCTGCCGGAGGCGGTCCACGACGAGGACGCGCAGATCAGCCTCGAGGCGGGACGGCAGCGGCTGCAGGGCAAGGAGGCGCTCGGCTACGTCCGGATGCGCAAGACGCTGGGTGACGGCTCCGACCTGCAGCGGATCAAGCGGCAGCAGGCATTCATGTCGTCGATGGCCCAGGAGGCGACGAAGACCTCGCTCCTGCTGCGCCCCGATCGGCTCTACAAGTTCCTCGACGCGGCGACGAAGTCGATGACCGCGGACGACGACCTCGGCCTGCGTCGGATGATGTCGATCGCCTCGAGCCTCAAGGGGATCGGCACCGACAAGATCGTCTTCGTCACCGTGCCCACCGAGGCATATCCCGCCGACGTCAACCGCGTGCAGTGGCGCGAGGAGGCCGCCGACGAGCTGTGGACCGCGGTGCGCAACGACACCCCGCTGCCCGGCCAGGAGCCGAAGAAGAAGGTCAAGCAGCGCGCCCTCACCGTCGCTCCGTCGGACATCGCGGTGAGCGTCGTCAACGACACCGGCACCAGTGGTCTGGCGAGCCAGGAGGTGGCGGCCCTGCAGGTCCAGGGGTTCACCGCCACGGTCGCGGACGTGGCCCCCACCTCGGCGACGAAGGGGGTCATCGTGCGCCACGCGCAGGGCGACACCGAGGCGGCCCGCACCGTCGCGGCCGCCTACCCCGGCGCGAAGCTCGTCGTCGACGAGGGCCTCACCACGGGCACCGTCCAGGTCGTCCTCGGCTCGGGTGCGGACACCGCCCGCGAGGTGCCCAACCGCGAGGGCTCCGAGCCGCTGCCGACCGCGACGGTCACGGCACCGCCGGCCCCGACCGCCGTCGAGAGCCGCACCGCCGACGAGGACATCTGCGGCTGA
- a CDS encoding cold-shock protein, which yields MAQGTVKWFNAEKGFGFIAQDGGGPDVFVHYSAIDTTGYRSLDEAQRVEFEITQGPKGPQAERVRPV from the coding sequence ATGGCACAGGGCACCGTTAAGTGGTTCAACGCTGAGAAGGGCTTTGGTTTCATCGCCCAGGACGGCGGCGGCCCCGACGTGTTCGTTCACTACTCCGCTATCGACACGACCGGCTACCGGTCCCTCGACGAGGCGCAGCGCGTCGAGTTCGAGATCACCCAGGGCCCCAAGGGCCCCCAGGCTGAGCGCGTCCGTCCCGTCTGA
- the aroQ gene encoding type II 3-dehydroquinate dehydratase, with protein MSDRPVLVVLNGPNLNLLGEREPDVYGHETLADVETLCRARTDELGWSLDFRQTNHEGVMIDAIHEVRTRAVGVVVNAGGWTHTSVAIRDALAAVRCPVIEVHISDVHAREEFRHLSYISDVAAEVIVGRGVQGYAEAIDAVRRHA; from the coding sequence GTGAGCGATCGACCCGTCCTCGTGGTCCTCAACGGCCCCAACCTCAACCTCCTCGGTGAGCGCGAGCCCGACGTCTACGGGCACGAGACGCTCGCCGACGTCGAGACCCTGTGCCGTGCCCGCACCGACGAGCTCGGCTGGAGCCTGGACTTCCGGCAGACCAACCACGAGGGCGTCATGATCGACGCGATCCACGAGGTGCGCACGAGGGCGGTCGGTGTGGTCGTCAACGCCGGCGGCTGGACCCACACCTCGGTGGCGATCCGCGACGCGCTCGCCGCCGTGCGGTGCCCGGTCATCGAGGTGCACATCTCCGACGTGCACGCCCGCGAGGAGTTTCGCCACCTCTCCTACATCTCCGACGTGGCCGCCGAGGTCATCGTCGGCCGGGGCGTGCAGGGCTACGCCGAGGCCATCGACGCGGTCCGCCGGCACGCCTGA
- a CDS encoding protealysin inhibitor emfourin, with protein MTRCSIVPPHVLAALARSDQPGPALVAARTLAIDASLRHERPPVGSRTTAVPPDRSGEAGPRRTIHDARGGEDLPGDVVRAEGDPPTGDPAADEAHDGLGLTWQLWAQEYGRDSLDGAGMPLIATVHYAEQYDNAFWNGEQMVFGDGDGETFGRFTASLDVIGHELAHGVTEHTAGLLYRGQSGALNEHVSDVFGVLVKQRHLDQSADEADWLIGAELLLPGVQGRALRSMAAPGTAYDDPRLGRDPQPAHMDDFVRTSDDNGGVHINSGIPNKAFHLAATAIGGPAWQAPGLIWRDVLLGDISADCDFATFAALTVAAAGARYGEGSTQAAAVVDAWQQVGVTSAGEGGAPAPSQKRTAPPEPADEDAALRLTRTGGVGGMTRTRELRLGELPPPDARAFRSLLEGPQLPRLADEGTPRPDAFCYGVSCERPALDVQVAESVLPRATRRLFERTLRREG; from the coding sequence ATGACCCGGTGCAGCATCGTCCCCCCGCACGTCCTCGCCGCGCTCGCCCGCTCCGACCAGCCGGGCCCGGCGCTCGTCGCCGCCCGCACGCTGGCCATCGATGCCTCGCTGCGTCATGAGCGGCCCCCTGTCGGGTCCCGCACCACCGCCGTGCCGCCGGACCGGTCGGGTGAGGCCGGGCCGCGCCGCACCATCCACGACGCGCGCGGGGGCGAGGACCTGCCCGGCGACGTCGTGCGCGCCGAGGGCGACCCGCCGACGGGTGACCCGGCGGCCGACGAGGCCCACGACGGGCTCGGCCTGACCTGGCAGCTGTGGGCGCAGGAGTACGGCCGCGACTCGCTCGACGGGGCGGGGATGCCGCTCATCGCGACGGTGCACTACGCCGAGCAGTACGACAACGCCTTCTGGAACGGCGAGCAGATGGTCTTCGGCGACGGTGACGGCGAGACCTTCGGCCGCTTCACCGCCAGCCTCGACGTCATCGGGCACGAGCTCGCGCACGGGGTCACCGAGCACACGGCGGGGCTGCTCTACCGCGGTCAGTCCGGGGCGCTCAACGAGCACGTCTCCGACGTCTTCGGGGTCCTCGTCAAGCAGCGCCACCTCGACCAGTCCGCCGACGAGGCCGACTGGCTCATCGGCGCCGAGCTGCTGCTGCCCGGGGTGCAGGGCCGTGCGCTGCGGTCGATGGCGGCGCCGGGCACCGCCTACGACGACCCCCGACTGGGTCGCGACCCGCAGCCGGCGCACATGGACGACTTCGTGCGCACGAGCGACGACAACGGCGGCGTCCACATCAACTCCGGCATCCCCAACAAGGCCTTCCACCTGGCGGCGACCGCGATCGGCGGCCCCGCGTGGCAGGCACCCGGCCTCATCTGGCGCGACGTGCTCCTGGGCGACATCAGCGCCGACTGCGACTTCGCGACCTTCGCCGCCCTCACCGTCGCGGCCGCAGGTGCCCGCTACGGCGAGGGCTCCACACAGGCAGCAGCCGTGGTCGACGCCTGGCAGCAGGTGGGCGTCACCTCCGCCGGCGAAGGGGGAGCCCCCGCGCCTTCCCAGAAGCGGACCGCGCCGCCTGAGCCGGCCGACGAGGACGCCGCGCTGCGGCTCACCCGGACCGGAGGGGTCGGCGGCATGACCCGCACCCGGGAGCTCCGGCTCGGCGAGCTCCCCCCGCCCGACGCGCGCGCCTTCCGCTCGCTCCTCGAGGGGCCGCAGCTGCCGCGCCTCGCCGACGAAGGGACGCCGCGGCCGGACGCCTTCTGCTACGGCGTGAGCTGCGAGCGGCCCGCGCTCGACGTGCAGGTCGCCGAGTCGGTGCTGCCGCGCGCGACCCGACGGCTCTTCGAGCGGACCCTCCGGCGGGAGGGCTGA
- a CDS encoding DUF2177 family protein, with the protein MAWFGRYVVAAVIFGVLDYLWLGVIARPVYEEHLGDWLADSPNMVAALAFYAIYVFGMVWLAITPALAQGSWVTAVLNGAVLGLVAYATWNLTNLAVLDGYPSGSVLYDLAWGTVGTAATCGLTFVVSRRVRALR; encoded by the coding sequence ATGGCGTGGTTTGGGCGGTACGTCGTGGCCGCGGTGATCTTCGGGGTCCTGGACTACCTCTGGCTCGGCGTCATCGCCCGACCCGTCTACGAAGAGCACCTGGGCGACTGGCTCGCGGACTCGCCGAACATGGTGGCGGCCCTCGCCTTCTACGCGATCTACGTCTTCGGCATGGTGTGGCTGGCGATCACCCCGGCCCTGGCGCAGGGGTCCTGGGTCACGGCCGTGCTCAACGGTGCCGTCCTGGGGCTGGTCGCCTACGCGACGTGGAACCTCACCAACCTCGCCGTCCTCGACGGCTACCCCTCGGGCTCCGTCCTCTACGACCTGGCGTGGGGCACCGTTGGTACGGCGGCGACGTGCGGGCTGACCTTCGTCGTCTCCCGCCGGGTCCGGGCCCTGCGCTGA
- a CDS encoding protoporphyrinogen oxidase, translated as MSKISFVLGAAVGYVLGARAGRQRYEQIRSGAAKAWQSQPVQQQVATAKHAAKTKAAPAALDAVSTAASVAGDKMREGASKIKGDPSRDVPSGVAADTQGPSTYPLGEGPTPA; from the coding sequence ATGTCGAAGATCTCCTTCGTCCTCGGCGCCGCCGTCGGCTACGTGCTCGGTGCACGAGCCGGCCGCCAGCGCTACGAGCAGATCCGATCCGGCGCCGCCAAGGCGTGGCAGTCGCAGCCGGTGCAGCAGCAGGTGGCGACCGCGAAGCACGCCGCCAAGACCAAGGCCGCCCCCGCCGCGCTCGATGCCGTGAGCACCGCCGCCTCGGTCGCGGGCGACAAGATGCGCGAGGGCGCCAGCAAGATCAAGGGCGACCCGTCGCGCGACGTCCCGAGCGGTGTCGCCGCCGACACCCAGGGCCCGTCGACCTACCCGCTCGGCGAGGGCCCGACCCCCGCCTGA
- the cysE gene encoding serine O-acetyltransferase — MASHLSIRATIREDLAAAMERDPAATSRWVVLLTSAGLHAIWLHRIAHRWWMRPGGKWPARVLAYLSRSFTGIEIHPGAHIGRRFFIDHGMGVVIGETAVVGDDVMLFHGVTLGGTSGRRVKRHPTLGDKVMVGAGAKILGDVHVGNNVKVGANSVVVKDVPTGAVATGIPAQYRFPALEGRDALSPQELLYADPALFI; from the coding sequence GTGGCCTCCCACCTGTCGATCCGCGCCACGATCCGTGAGGATCTCGCCGCGGCCATGGAGCGCGACCCCGCCGCGACCTCGCGGTGGGTCGTGCTCCTGACCTCTGCCGGGCTGCACGCCATCTGGCTGCACCGCATCGCCCACCGCTGGTGGATGCGCCCCGGCGGGAAGTGGCCCGCGCGCGTGCTCGCCTACCTCTCGCGCTCCTTCACCGGGATCGAGATCCACCCGGGTGCCCACATCGGGCGCCGCTTCTTCATCGACCACGGGATGGGTGTCGTCATCGGCGAGACGGCGGTCGTCGGTGACGACGTCATGCTCTTCCACGGCGTCACGCTCGGCGGCACCTCGGGTCGGCGGGTCAAGCGGCACCCGACGCTCGGTGACAAGGTCATGGTCGGCGCGGGCGCCAAGATCCTCGGCGACGTCCACGTCGGCAACAACGTCAAGGTCGGCGCCAACTCGGTCGTCGTCAAGGACGTGCCGACCGGCGCCGTCGCCACGGGCATCCCGGCGCAGTACCGCTTCCCGGCGCTCGAGGGCCGCGACGCCCTCTCCCCGCAGGAGCTGCTCTACGCGGACCCGGCGCTCTTCATCTGA
- the cysK gene encoding cysteine synthase A produces MPIYEDATKLVGRTPLVRINRIIDSEATVAAKLEFYNPASSVKDRIGAAIIDAAEASGELKPGGTIVEATSGNTGIALAMVGAARGYKVVLAMPETMSKERRALLRAYGAELVLTEGAKGMKGAVEKAEEIAVERGAVQARQFANAANPAIHEKTTGPEIWEDTDGEVDILISGIGTGGTITGAGRYLRSQKSDIQIIAVEPAESPILNGGAPGPHKIQGLGANFVPEILDTEIYDEVIDIDAPTAMDWARRSATDEGLLVGISSGAAFAAADQVARRPENASKTIVVIIPSFGERYLSTPLFEGLLD; encoded by the coding sequence TTGCCCATCTACGAAGACGCCACCAAGCTCGTCGGCCGGACCCCGCTGGTGCGGATCAACCGCATCATCGACTCCGAGGCCACGGTCGCCGCGAAGCTCGAGTTCTACAACCCCGCCAGCTCGGTCAAGGACCGTATCGGTGCCGCGATCATCGACGCAGCCGAGGCCTCCGGTGAGCTCAAGCCGGGCGGCACGATCGTCGAGGCGACCTCGGGCAACACGGGCATCGCGCTCGCGATGGTCGGTGCGGCCCGCGGCTACAAGGTCGTTCTCGCCATGCCGGAGACCATGTCCAAGGAGCGCCGGGCGCTGCTGCGGGCCTACGGGGCGGAACTCGTCCTCACCGAGGGCGCCAAGGGGATGAAGGGCGCGGTCGAGAAGGCCGAGGAGATCGCTGTCGAGCGGGGCGCGGTCCAGGCTCGCCAGTTCGCCAACGCGGCCAACCCGGCCATCCACGAGAAGACCACTGGTCCGGAGATCTGGGAGGACACCGACGGTGAGGTCGACATCCTCATCTCCGGCATCGGCACCGGCGGCACCATCACCGGCGCCGGCCGCTACCTGCGCTCGCAGAAGTCGGACATCCAGATCATCGCGGTCGAGCCGGCCGAGTCCCCGATCCTCAACGGTGGCGCCCCCGGCCCGCACAAGATCCAGGGCCTGGGTGCCAACTTCGTGCCGGAGATCCTCGACACCGAGATCTACGACGAGGTCATCGACATCGACGCCCCGACGGCGATGGACTGGGCGCGTCGATCGGCCACCGACGAGGGTCTGCTCGTCGGCATCTCCTCCGGCGCCGCCTTCGCGGCGGCGGACCAGGTGGCCCGCCGGCCGGAGAACGCCAGCAAGACGATCGTCGTCATCATCCCGAGCTTCGGTGAGCGTTACCTCTCCACCCCGCTCTTCGAGGGCCTGCTCGACTGA